Proteins encoded within one genomic window of Xiphophorus maculatus strain JP 163 A chromosome 11, X_maculatus-5.0-male, whole genome shotgun sequence:
- the LOC102235249 gene encoding 5-hydroxytryptamine receptor 3A-like has translation MRLSSGWTTLIYLLLHGAATVCTVKKPPSNPGRFANATLVRLADFLSAGYKKGVRPVKDWRTSTIVAIDLMVYSILNVDEKNQVLTTYVWYRQSWTDEFLVWNPEDFDEVKQVSLPTANVWVPDILINEFVDVGKSPDIPYVYVTHEGLVQNYKPIQVVTACTLNIYNFPFDVQKCSLTFQSWLHTIDDINITLMRSPEKLRDDKSVFMNQGEWELLHILSNYKIFSVDNDDYYAEMKFHVVIRRRPLFYTVNLLLPSVFLMVMDIVGFFLPPDSGERVSFKITLLLGYSVFLIIVSDTLPATAIGTPLIGVYFVVCMALLVISLTETVLIVRLVHKQDLQPPVPHWVKYLVLERAPVLFCIHKKHRFCARLSSQASELDHSKENNYGTAQCSLHHTCEIGQRLSQQDREGGMLGLRLAPSRDNTPPVMDNILQEVTAIRQFLEKRDRCREIAKEWLQVGYVLDVLLFRVYLVAVIAYSITLGTLWSVWQVA, from the exons ATGAGGCTGTCATCGGGCTGGACGACGCTGATTTACCTGCTGCTCCATGGAGCTGCTACCGTCTGCACAG TTAAAAAGCCGCCCAGTAACCCTGGAAGGTTTGCCAACGCCACCTTGGTGCGGCTGGCTGACTTCCTGAGCGCTGGATATAAGAAAGGAGTGAGACCTGTGAAGGACTGGCGGACGTCTACTATCGTTGCCATAGACCTCATGGTTTACTCCATCCTCAATGTG GACGAGAAGAACCAGGTTTTGACGACGTATGTGTGGTACAGGCAG TCGTGGACGGATGAGTTCCTGGTGTGGAACCCGGAGGACTTTGATGAAGTCAAGCAAGTCTCCCTGCCTACGGCTAACGTCTGGGTTCCTGACATTCTCATCAACGAGTT CGTCGATGTGGGGAAGTCTCCAGATATTCCTTACGTCTACGTTACACATGAGGGTCTGGTGCAGAACTACAAGCCCATCCAGGTCGTCACCGCCTGCACACTCAACATCTACAACTTCCCGTTTGACGTCCAGAAATGCAGCCTCACCTTCCAGAGCTGGCTCCACACCA TCGACGACATCAACATCACCCTGATGCGAAGCCCCGAGAAGCTCCGGGACGACAAGAGCGTCTTCATGAACCAGGGAGAGTGGGAGCTGCTGCACATCCTGTCCAATTACAAGATCTTCAGCGTGGACAACGACGATTACTACGCAGAGATGAAATTCCAT GTGGTGATCCGACGGCGGCCGCTGTTTTACACGGTGAACCTGCTGCTGCCCAGCGTCTTCCTGATGGTGATGGACATCGTTGGTTTCTTTCTGCCTCCAGACAGCGGAGAGAGAGTTTCCTTTAAGATCACTTTGCTGCTCGGCTACTCGGTCTTCCTCATCATCGTGTCCGACACTCTGCCTGCCACGGCCATCGGAACGCCACTGATAG GTGTGTACTTCGTGGTCTGCATGGCTCTCCTGGTGATCAGCCTAACAGAAACCGTACTGATTGTTCGTCTGGTCCACAAGCAGGATCTGCAGCCACCCGTCCCCCACTGGGTGAAGTACCTGGTCCTGGAAAGAGCTCCGGTTCTCTTCTGCATCCACAAAAAGCACCGCTTCTGTGCGAGGCTGTCGTCTCAGGCTTCAGAGCTGGACCACTCCAAGGAAAACAACTACGGGACGG CCCAGTGCTCCCTCCACCACACCTGTGAGATAGGCCAGAGGCTCAGCCAGCAAGACAGAGAGGGTGGAATGCTTGGACTTCGCCTGGCCCCATCCAGGGACAACACTCCGCCCGTCATGGACAACATCCTCCAAGAGGTGACGGCCATTCGGCAGTTCCTGGAGAAGAGGGACCGGTGTCGGGAAATCGCCAAGGAGTGGCTCCAGGTTGGCTACGTGCTGGACGTGCTGCTCTTCAGAGTCTACCTAGTGGCCGTGATCGCCTACAGCATCACACTGGGCACTCTGTGGTCGGTCTGGCAGGTGGCCTGA
- the htr3b gene encoding 5-hydroxytryptamine receptor 3B: MAGSGMMILAWIVLFLSVNLAECVPEKPKRSALNQLTRTLLRKYDSGVRPVHNWTSSTTVYIDLILQSVLDVDGKTQSITTSIWYRQIWRDEFLVWDPEDFDGITELSLSSDAIWVPDVIVTEFVEEGKSPPIPYVYVNSSGSVRNYRPIQAVLACSLEMYAFPFDRQNCSLTFRSWLHSVKEIDLALWRSAEAIAGDKREFMNDGEWELLSVPSQYWHIRQDDADYAQIQFNLLIRRRPLLYVVGLLIPSIFLMLVDVVSFCLPLNSGTRIAFKISILLGYTVFRVNLTDELPATARRTPLIGVFFAVCMAMLMLSLIKSILVVKLLHHSEKEVKQMSLSACLLDRYGSAGHSLSESALTSIKTLDNIYAPGDYELESSLEEDLLSLNDVPDPPSGLEFLLQELVSLRMAFSQEDSESSAQVEWLSLCLRLDRLLFRLYLLVLAVYTGTLLLLWARWSFT, encoded by the exons ATGGCTGGTTCTGGCATGATGATTCTGGCGTGGATCgtattgtttttatcag ttAATCTGGCTGAATGCGTGCCAGAGAAGCCAAAGAGATCCGCTCTGAACCAGCTGACCCGAACCCTGCTGAGGAAATATGACAGTGGAGTTCGACCTGTCCAcaactggaccagctctactaCGGTCTACATTGACCTCATCCTGCAGTCTGTCCTCGATGTG gatGGAAAGACCCAGAGCATTACTACAAGCATTTGGTACAGACAG ATCTGGAGGGATGAGTTCCTCGTCTGGGACCCGGAGGACTTTGACGGCATCACTgagctctctctctcctctgacGCCATCTGGGTGCCTGACGTCATCGTCACCGAATT TGTGGAAGAGGGAAAGTCCCCTCCCATCCCCTACGTTTACGTCAACTCGTCTGGTTCTGTGAGGAACTACCGGCCCATCCAGGCGGTGCTGGCGTGCAGCTTGGAGATGTACGCCTTTCCTTTTGACAGGCAGAACTGCAGCCTCACCTTTCGCAGCTGGCTTCACTCAG TGAAAGAAATCGACCTGGCTCTGTGGAGGAGCGCAGAGGCCATAGCGGGCGATAAGAGGGAGTTCATGAACGATGGCGAATGGGAACTGCTGTCCGTTCCATCCCAGTACTGGCATATCCGCCAAGACGACGCCGACTATGCTCAGATCCAGTTCAAC CTGCTGATCCGCCGGCGCCCCCTGCTGTACGTGGTCGGCCTCCTCATTCCCAGCATCTTCCTCATGCTGGTGGACGTGGTGAGCTTCTGCCTGCCTCTGAACAGCGGGACGAGAATCGCCTTTAAGATCAGCATCCTGCTGGGTTACACCGTCTTCAGGGTCAACCTGACAGACGAACTGCCCGCCACCGCTCGCAGGACTCCTCTCATTG GTGTGTTCTTCGCGGTGTGCATGGCCATGCTGATGCTCAGTCTCATCAAGTCCATATTGGTGGTGAAGCTGCTGCATCACAGCGAGAAAGAGGTCAAGCAAATGTCactgtctgcctgcctgctggACCGGTACGGCTCAGCCGGCCACAGCCTCAGCGAGAGCGCTTTGACCTCCATCAAAACCCTCGACAACATCTACGCGCCTGGAG attatgagCTTGAAAGCTCCCTGGAGGAAGATCTCCTGTCCCTGAATGACGTCCCAGATCCTCCCTCTGGCCTGGAGTTTCTTCTCCAGGAACTGGTTTCCCTTCGGATGGCTTTTTCCCAGGAGGACAGCGAGTCTTCAGCTCAGGTCGAATGGCTGTCGCTCTGCCTGCGGCTCGACCGCTTGCTGTTTCGCCTCTACCTGCTGGTTTTAGCCGTGTACACCGgtacgctgctgctgctgtgggcCAGATGGAGCTTCACTTGA